From a region of the Vicingus serpentipes genome:
- a CDS encoding M43 family zinc metalloprotease, with protein MKKITLSSILAFATLFAVAQNGIPGVDYRSCSAAEKNNEIMDNNPEIRASWEQANAWALEYEKTHPTDVTIDPVTGKKTILYVMPVVWHVIHNDGPENISKATIDNEILKLNQDYQLLNPDAGNVHAAFASIQADVQVEFRLARLDPDGNCTEGITRTKNVATYAMNENSKFINGARSWNRNGRYYLNIWMGSSIESGAGGYAFYPGNVPMNQDGIVLRAGQLGNTVTHEVGHWLNLPHMWGSTNEPGLSTNCSSDDGISDTPNTIGSTGCAEGTVSCGSVDNSQNYMDYNFCDVMFTNGQKSRMHAALNSNTGFRATMVSAGNRALTGTDDPYVQNPVCGLLGADFTYNKEYICEGDVVSFADQGTYNGTPDQWDWTFTGGTPNASSVASPAITYNSQGVYGVTYSPGNGAGFATPAVKNNIITVSSITADYVLPFAEGFENNTSFINEWTIETESGNGWQTSTSASFTGNRSLRVYNFNNSAGDITEAISPSYDLSTMTDPKLTYKWAFAKKLTGGNDQFIIYKSTDCGGTWSILAIKAGTSMATASATNSAFTPSAADWDSATVSLSALAAETNVRFKLYFKNNAGNNFFLDDLNIMGTSSTVGINEVAPVNNLKVFPNPMTENATLSFFLKNNVSNLNVVIRDVLGQEVTKVVSNTGFSAGKYTMNIDKSNKLSSGLYFIEFNADNNVQVEKLIVK; from the coding sequence ATGAAAAAAATTACTTTATCTTCAATTTTAGCTTTCGCAACGTTGTTTGCTGTTGCTCAAAATGGAATACCTGGAGTTGATTACAGATCTTGTTCTGCTGCAGAGAAGAACAATGAAATAATGGATAACAATCCAGAAATTCGTGCAAGCTGGGAACAAGCTAACGCCTGGGCATTGGAATATGAAAAAACACATCCGACTGATGTTACTATTGACCCTGTTACAGGAAAAAAAACTATTCTTTATGTAATGCCTGTTGTATGGCATGTTATTCATAATGATGGTCCTGAAAACATATCGAAAGCTACAATAGATAATGAAATACTTAAGTTAAATCAAGATTATCAATTGTTGAATCCGGATGCAGGAAATGTTCATGCTGCTTTTGCTAGTATTCAAGCAGATGTTCAGGTTGAATTTAGATTAGCTAGACTTGATCCTGATGGAAATTGTACTGAAGGAATAACTCGAACAAAAAATGTTGCAACTTACGCAATGAATGAAAATTCAAAATTTATTAACGGAGCAAGATCATGGAATAGAAATGGAAGATATTACCTTAATATATGGATGGGGTCTTCTATTGAAAGTGGTGCTGGTGGTTACGCTTTTTATCCAGGAAATGTTCCTATGAACCAAGATGGTATTGTTTTAAGAGCAGGTCAACTAGGTAACACTGTAACCCACGAAGTTGGTCACTGGTTAAATCTTCCTCACATGTGGGGAAGTACAAATGAACCTGGTTTATCTACAAACTGTAGTAGTGATGATGGTATTTCAGATACTCCAAACACAATTGGTTCTACTGGTTGTGCAGAAGGTACTGTTTCTTGTGGGTCAGTAGATAATAGCCAAAACTACATGGATTACAATTTTTGTGATGTGATGTTTACAAATGGCCAAAAGTCTCGTATGCATGCAGCTTTAAATTCTAACACAGGATTTAGAGCAACAATGGTTAGTGCTGGAAACAGAGCGCTTACTGGAACCGATGATCCTTATGTGCAAAATCCAGTTTGTGGTTTATTAGGTGCAGATTTTACTTATAACAAAGAATATATTTGTGAAGGAGATGTTGTTAGTTTTGCTGACCAAGGAACATATAATGGGACTCCAGACCAATGGGATTGGACTTTTACTGGAGGAACACCTAATGCATCAAGTGTTGCTTCACCAGCAATTACTTATAATTCTCAAGGTGTTTATGGTGTTACTTACTCTCCCGGAAATGGGGCTGGATTTGCAACTCCTGCTGTCAAAAATAATATTATAACTGTTAGTAGTATTACAGCAGACTATGTTCTTCCTTTTGCTGAAGGTTTTGAAAACAATACTAGTTTTATAAATGAATGGACAATTGAAACAGAAAGTGGTAATGGGTGGCAAACATCAACATCAGCTAGTTTCACAGGAAATAGATCTTTAAGAGTTTATAACTTTAATAATAGTGCTGGAGATATTACAGAAGCTATTAGTCCTTCTTACGATTTGTCTACTATGACAGACCCAAAACTTACTTATAAATGGGCTTTTGCAAAAAAACTTACTGGAGGTAATGATCAATTTATTATTTATAAATCAACAGATTGTGGAGGAACCTGGAGTATCCTAGCCATTAAAGCCGGAACTTCTATGGCTACAGCATCTGCAACAAATTCAGCATTTACTCCAAGTGCTGCAGATTGGGATAGCGCAACAGTTAGCTTAAGTGCTTTAGCTGCAGAAACGAATGTTAGGTTTAAATTATACTTTAAAAACAATGCAGGTAACAACTTCTTTTTAGATGATTTAAACATTATGGGAACATCTTCTACTGTTGGAATAAATGAGGTTGCTCCTGTGAACAACTTAAAAGTTTTCCCTAATCCTATGACAGAGAATGCTACATTGTCTTTCTTTTTGAAAAACAATGTATCTAACTTAAATGTTGTTATTAGAGATGTACTTGGTCAAGAAGTTACCAAAGTTGTAAGTAATACTGGGTTTAGCGCTGGAAAGTATACTATGAATATTGATAAATCAAATAAATTATCATCTGGACTTTATTTTATAGAGTTTAATGCTGATAACAATGTTCAAGTTGAAAAATTAATTGTGAAATAA
- a CDS encoding sensor histidine kinase, whose protein sequence is MNRKTIRIIILLATVSLIGIIATQFFWVKNAYNLEEKQFNERVSLALSNVTHKLLSINKDEAEIFNPVKQISSNYFITTINDTVHPYLLETLLKNEFIERNINVNFEYVIYDCFTDSIVFGDFISLDKTEQDQLQSKSYNIKWDRDGHYFGVYFPTKLTYIINRMGIWMFSSSIILIIIIFFAYTINVILKQKRLSEIKNDFINNITHEFKTPISTISLSADVLLQPNLSPERLKNYAKIIKDENNRLKNQVDKVLQLATLEKDKLKLENEKLDLHEIINDSIKSFELLAKQQKGKIVSNLTASKFIIYGDRVHISNILYNLIDNAIKYSPEKPKIEIATNSTDEHIEISVKDNGLGIPEQSQKNIFEKFYREPTGNRHDIQGYGLGLNYVKAIVEAYKGKIKLISKEGEGSTFVIKLPFKK, encoded by the coding sequence ATGAATCGAAAGACTATTCGTATTATAATTTTGCTAGCAACGGTTTCGTTAATCGGAATTATTGCTACACAGTTCTTTTGGGTAAAAAATGCTTACAATCTAGAAGAAAAGCAATTTAACGAGCGAGTTAGTCTTGCATTAAGTAATGTTACTCACAAACTGTTGAGTATTAATAAAGATGAAGCTGAAATTTTTAACCCTGTTAAACAGATTTCCTCTAATTATTTCATTACTACAATTAACGATACAGTTCATCCATATTTACTAGAAACACTTTTAAAAAATGAATTTATTGAACGGAATATCAATGTAAATTTTGAATACGTTATTTACGATTGTTTTACCGATTCGATTGTTTTTGGTGATTTTATTTCATTAGATAAAACGGAGCAAGATCAACTCCAATCAAAATCTTATAATATTAAATGGGATAGAGACGGTCATTATTTTGGAGTTTATTTTCCAACTAAGTTGACTTATATTATTAATCGAATGGGAATTTGGATGTTTTCTTCTTCTATTATTTTAATCATCATTATTTTCTTTGCTTATACAATTAACGTAATTCTTAAGCAAAAGCGGTTATCAGAAATTAAGAACGACTTTATTAATAACATTACACACGAATTTAAAACCCCAATTTCTACCATATCGCTTTCTGCTGATGTTTTGTTACAGCCAAATTTATCTCCAGAGCGATTAAAAAATTATGCGAAGATAATTAAGGACGAAAATAATCGTTTGAAAAATCAGGTGGATAAAGTACTGCAGCTTGCAACATTAGAAAAAGATAAGCTAAAATTAGAAAACGAAAAACTAGATTTACACGAAATAATAAACGATTCAATTAAAAGTTTTGAATTACTAGCTAAACAACAAAAAGGAAAAATAGTAAGTAATTTAACAGCTAGTAAATTTATTATTTATGGAGATAGGGTTCATATTTCTAATATCCTTTACAACCTAATTGATAATGCAATTAAGTATTCACCTGAAAAACCCAAAATTGAAATTGCTACTAACTCTACCGATGAACATATTGAAATTAGTGTAAAAGATAATGGATTAGGAATTCCTGAACAAAGCCAGAAAAACATTTTTGAAAAATTTTATAGAGAGCCAACAGGAAATAGGCATGACATACAAGGTTATGGCTTAGGACTTAATTATGTAAAAGCGATTGTAGAGGCTTATAAGGGTAAAATTAAGTTAATTAGTAAAGAAGGAGAAGGTTCAACCTTTGTAATAAAACTTCCTTTTAAAAAATAA
- a CDS encoding OmpA family protein — protein sequence MKNINNLIVVGMLGGLLFACVPAKKYEELKSKQQACSEENEALKASNQNLEEQNKEMQLSIEELNKRINQLVADTSMIGTSLRQMTTNYDNINKTYQLLLDKNNELLAGNKSTTEKLMKELQKAQEDMQAQEDALRTLESSLHKKEENLQRLTAELDARSKRVNELEAMISRKDSLVTALKNKVKDALLGFENNGLTIEQKNGKVYVSLDESLLFSSGSYSVGSKGTDVLKKLAKVLEQNQDINIVVEGHTDNVPLNGKGDIKDNWDLSVKRATSVVKIITDNSTVNPKRLTAAGRGEYLPLDMTNTADGRKKNRRIEIILTPKLDELFELLEAN from the coding sequence ATGAAAAACATAAATAATTTAATTGTTGTTGGTATGCTTGGGGGATTATTATTTGCATGTGTCCCAGCAAAAAAATACGAAGAATTAAAGTCTAAACAACAAGCTTGCTCTGAAGAAAATGAAGCATTAAAAGCGTCAAACCAAAACTTAGAAGAGCAAAATAAAGAAATGCAGTTAAGCATAGAAGAGCTAAACAAAAGAATTAATCAATTAGTAGCTGATACTTCTATGATTGGAACTTCATTAAGACAAATGACCACAAATTATGACAACATTAATAAAACATATCAATTGTTGTTAGATAAAAATAACGAGCTATTAGCTGGGAATAAATCAACAACAGAAAAGCTAATGAAAGAGTTGCAAAAAGCCCAAGAAGATATGCAAGCTCAAGAAGATGCTTTAAGAACGTTGGAATCGTCACTTCACAAAAAAGAAGAAAATTTACAACGATTAACTGCAGAACTTGATGCTAGATCAAAAAGAGTAAATGAACTTGAAGCGATGATTAGCAGAAAAGACTCATTGGTTACAGCACTTAAAAATAAAGTAAAAGATGCTTTACTTGGTTTTGAAAATAATGGATTAACGATTGAACAAAAAAATGGAAAAGTTTATGTTTCTCTTGACGAAAGTTTATTATTCTCTTCTGGAAGTTATTCTGTAGGAAGTAAAGGTACAGATGTGCTAAAAAAATTAGCTAAAGTGTTAGAGCAAAATCAAGACATTAACATTGTCGTTGAAGGACATACTGATAATGTTCCTTTAAATGGAAAAGGAGACATTAAAGACAATTGGGACTTAAGTGTTAAAAGAGCAACTTCTGTTGTGAAAATAATTACAGATAATAGTACTGTTAACCCTAAAAGATTAACTGCAGCAGGGAGAGGGGAGTATTTACCGTTGGATATGACAAACACTGCTGACGGAAGAAAAAAGAACAGAAGAATAGAAATTATTTTAACTCCTAAATTGGATGAATTGTTTGAACTTTTAGAAGCTAATTAA
- a CDS encoding PD-(D/E)XK nuclease family protein, which produces MNFLEQTAQHLITTYGKEISDVCIVLPNKRAGLFLKQHLSKLIDKPIWLPPIIGAEDLIEQLADKEIIDNLTQLFELYEVYLKTVKEPESFEEFSKWGQMLLHDFNEIDRYLIPADKLYEYINEARAIEVWNLGEEITDFQSQYLKFWKQMGGLYKAYKEHLLESNKAYQGAAFRIVAEQIELNPLQFINSKIKWSKIIFAGFNALTAAEETLITALIKEGKAEILWDADQYYLEDKYQESGLFLRKFKEKAVFSPFNWVSNKFKTEQKNINILGIPQNIGQAKYLTNIFAELKKNNNFEDTAVVLADENLLIPVLQSLPESVDTINVTMGYPLKNTPLNNFFEIYFTTVLNAERFGKKEQLTYHYNDILKLVQLPFSQVVFGEENCTKIKQQIIKNNWVFINKDKLDFINELLPIKLSTTYSINELLANCLQFVEKGKAHYINTQKETNNKLELEYLFLFSKLFNQLIELNQKYPFLTEIKSFYSVYHQLLSSLSIELYGEPLKGLQVMGMLETRNIDFKNVILLSTNEGMLPSGKSFNSFIPFDIKNEYHLPTHVEKDAIYAYHFYRLVQNAENMYIMYNTEPGSFTTGEQSRFVTQIENELSDFENINITKKIITYPTLKNSTEKISVEKSPKILAKIEELFERGVSPTALNTYINCPLDFYYKYVIGVREADDVEETIDHSSFGTYIHEVLEILYQPFADQKTNLTVEDVKLVLKKAPEVALQVFSENMTERELKSGKNLLTFSVAQNYINTFLKNEINFIKKSKDDLYIKLLEQSLEGSLQLNGNTIKLKGTADRVDTFGNTLRIIDYKTGLVNVADLKIKSVEELKVGKKSKAFQILMYAYLYAQQNELSNTQLHSGIISFRALSKGFMPFELNKIKEIDTEILIDFEAFLKELFAEIINPEIPFAHQPTAQYCEFCE; this is translated from the coding sequence ATGAATTTTCTTGAGCAAACAGCACAACATTTAATTACAACTTATGGGAAAGAGATAAGTGATGTTTGTATTGTTTTACCTAACAAAAGAGCAGGTTTATTTTTAAAACAACATTTAAGCAAGTTAATTGATAAACCGATTTGGTTGCCTCCAATTATTGGCGCTGAAGATTTAATTGAGCAACTTGCCGATAAAGAAATAATAGACAATTTAACTCAACTTTTTGAACTCTATGAAGTTTATTTAAAAACGGTAAAAGAGCCTGAAAGTTTTGAAGAATTTAGCAAGTGGGGTCAAATGCTGTTGCACGATTTTAACGAAATAGATCGTTATTTAATTCCTGCAGATAAATTATACGAATACATAAACGAAGCACGAGCAATTGAGGTTTGGAATTTAGGTGAAGAAATCACCGATTTTCAATCGCAATATTTAAAGTTCTGGAAACAAATGGGAGGTTTATATAAAGCCTATAAAGAGCATTTACTTGAATCAAACAAAGCTTATCAAGGAGCAGCTTTTAGAATTGTTGCCGAACAAATAGAATTAAATCCGCTGCAATTTATTAACTCAAAAATTAAATGGAGTAAAATAATATTTGCTGGGTTTAATGCTTTAACAGCAGCAGAAGAGACATTAATTACCGCTTTAATAAAAGAAGGAAAAGCTGAAATTTTATGGGATGCTGACCAATATTACTTAGAAGATAAGTATCAAGAAAGTGGTTTGTTTTTAAGAAAGTTTAAAGAAAAGGCAGTTTTTAGTCCGTTTAATTGGGTAAGTAACAAATTTAAAACAGAGCAAAAAAACATCAATATTTTAGGAATACCTCAAAATATAGGGCAGGCTAAATACTTAACAAACATTTTTGCTGAGCTTAAAAAAAACAACAACTTTGAAGATACTGCAGTAGTTTTAGCTGACGAAAACTTATTGATTCCTGTATTACAATCTTTACCTGAAAGTGTTGATACGATTAACGTAACAATGGGTTATCCATTAAAAAATACACCATTAAATAACTTTTTTGAAATCTATTTTACTACAGTATTAAATGCGGAGCGTTTTGGGAAAAAAGAACAGTTAACTTATCATTACAACGATATTTTAAAATTGGTGCAATTACCTTTTAGTCAAGTAGTGTTTGGTGAGGAAAACTGTACTAAAATAAAACAACAGATTATAAAAAATAATTGGGTGTTTATCAATAAAGATAAGCTCGATTTTATTAATGAGTTGTTGCCGATAAAACTTTCTACGACCTATTCAATTAATGAGCTTTTAGCGAACTGTTTGCAGTTTGTAGAAAAAGGAAAAGCACATTATATCAACACCCAAAAAGAAACGAATAACAAATTGGAATTAGAATATTTGTTTTTGTTTTCAAAGCTGTTTAATCAACTCATAGAATTAAACCAGAAATACCCGTTTTTAACAGAAATAAAAAGCTTTTACAGTGTTTACCATCAATTACTTAGTTCACTTTCTATTGAGCTTTATGGAGAGCCTTTAAAAGGCTTACAGGTAATGGGAATGTTAGAAACCAGAAACATTGATTTTAAAAATGTAATTCTATTATCGACCAACGAAGGAATGTTGCCATCTGGTAAATCGTTTAATTCATTTATACCTTTCGATATTAAAAATGAGTATCATTTACCCACTCACGTTGAAAAAGATGCCATTTATGCGTATCATTTTTACCGATTAGTGCAAAATGCAGAGAATATGTACATTATGTACAACACTGAACCGGGAAGTTTTACCACTGGAGAGCAAAGTCGATTTGTAACACAAATAGAAAACGAGTTGAGCGATTTTGAAAACATCAACATCACTAAAAAGATAATAACTTACCCAACATTAAAAAATTCAACAGAAAAAATAAGTGTTGAAAAATCACCTAAAATTTTAGCTAAAATCGAGGAGTTGTTTGAGCGAGGAGTTTCGCCAACAGCGTTAAACACTTACATTAATTGTCCCCTCGATTTTTATTACAAATATGTAATTGGCGTTAGAGAAGCTGATGATGTGGAAGAAACAATAGATCATTCTTCTTTTGGAACTTACATACACGAGGTATTGGAAATTTTATACCAACCTTTTGCCGATCAAAAAACCAACTTAACCGTTGAAGACGTAAAGTTGGTACTTAAAAAAGCACCTGAAGTGGCGTTACAAGTTTTCTCAGAGAACATGACTGAAAGGGAACTGAAATCGGGTAAAAATTTATTGACTTTTAGTGTGGCTCAAAACTACATTAACACCTTTTTAAAGAATGAGATTAATTTTATTAAAAAGAGCAAAGATGACCTGTACATTAAGTTGTTGGAGCAATCGTTAGAAGGAAGTTTGCAATTAAATGGTAATACCATAAAACTAAAAGGAACTGCCGATAGGGTAGATACGTTTGGAAATACTTTACGAATAATTGACTATAAAACAGGGTTGGTAAACGTGGCGGATTTAAAAATTAAATCGGTTGAAGAGTTAAAAGTTGGAAAGAAAAGTAAAGCATTTCAAATATTGATGTATGCTTATTTGTATGCCCAACAAAATGAATTAAGCAATACACAACTACATTCTGGTATTATTTCGTTTAGGGCATTAAGTAAAGGTTTTATGCCTTTCGAATTAAATAAGATTAAGGAAATAGATACTGAAATTTTAATTGATTTTGAAGCCTTTTTAAAAGAATTGTTTGCAGAAATAATTAATCCTGAAATACCGTTTGCACACCAGCCAACTGCTCAATATTGTGAGTTTTGTGAATGA
- a CDS encoding response regulator transcription factor, protein MDKKTHILLAEDDNNLGFVIQDNLMVNGFKVTLCGDGEEALKAFANNQFDMCVLDVNMPRKDGFAVAETIREVNPDMPIVFLTAKTMQEDKVKGLTIGADDYITKPFDFQEFILRINAILKRSGVTTEEKVEKIEHYTIGSYSFDVKNQNLAHKSGDKKLTKKETRILTFLCEHINDIAPRDLILKNIWGNDDYFSGRSMDVFISKLRKYLSEDSTIQINNIHGVGFKLEVK, encoded by the coding sequence ATGGATAAAAAAACACACATATTATTAGCTGAAGATGACAATAACTTAGGGTTTGTTATACAAGATAATTTAATGGTGAATGGTTTTAAAGTAACCCTTTGTGGAGATGGCGAAGAAGCATTAAAAGCATTTGCAAACAATCAGTTTGATATGTGTGTGTTAGATGTCAATATGCCACGAAAAGATGGGTTTGCAGTTGCTGAAACTATAAGAGAAGTGAACCCAGATATGCCGATTGTTTTTTTAACTGCTAAAACAATGCAAGAAGATAAAGTAAAGGGATTAACAATTGGTGCTGATGATTACATTACAAAACCTTTTGATTTTCAAGAGTTTATATTGCGAATAAATGCTATTTTAAAAAGAAGTGGAGTTACTACTGAAGAAAAAGTTGAGAAAATAGAACACTACACAATTGGCAGTTATTCGTTTGATGTAAAAAACCAAAATTTGGCACATAAATCAGGAGATAAAAAATTAACCAAGAAAGAGACTCGAATTTTAACTTTTTTATGTGAACACATTAATGACATTGCTCCTCGTGATTTAATATTAAAAAACATTTGGGGGAATGACGATTATTTTAGTGGAAGGAGTATGGATGTTTTTATTTCTAAACTGCGTAAATATTTGAGTGAAGATTCTACAATTCAAATTAATAATATACATGGAGTTGGATTTAAATTAGAGGTGAAATAA
- the fabD gene encoding ACP S-malonyltransferase, protein MKAYVFPGQGSQFIGMGKDLYDNSPLAKELFEKANEILGFRITDIMFNGTDEELKQTKVTQPAIFLHSVILAKTLGDDFNPEAVAGHSLGEFSALVANGVLTFEDGLRLVSQRALAMQKACEVVPSTMAAILNLEDEVVENVCAEIDGVVVPANYNCPGQLVISGTVEAINIACEKLTEAGARRALVLPVGGAFHSPLMEPAREELKEAILNTSFSNPTCPIYQNVTASAITDATQIQENLIAQLTAPVKWTQTMQNMLADGVTSVTEVGPGKVLQGLFKKVDRQLETVSA, encoded by the coding sequence ATGAAAGCATACGTATTTCCAGGTCAAGGTTCTCAATTTATTGGGATGGGAAAAGACCTTTACGATAATTCTCCTTTAGCAAAAGAGCTATTTGAAAAAGCAAATGAAATTTTAGGTTTCCGCATAACTGACATTATGTTCAATGGAACTGATGAAGAATTAAAACAAACAAAAGTTACTCAACCTGCAATATTTTTGCATTCGGTTATTTTAGCTAAAACTTTAGGCGACGATTTTAACCCTGAAGCTGTAGCTGGACACTCTTTAGGAGAGTTTTCAGCATTGGTAGCTAATGGTGTTTTAACTTTTGAAGATGGGTTAAGATTGGTTTCTCAACGAGCTTTAGCGATGCAAAAAGCTTGTGAAGTTGTTCCTTCAACCATGGCTGCTATCTTAAATTTAGAAGATGAAGTAGTAGAAAACGTATGTGCTGAAATTGATGGAGTTGTTGTTCCTGCAAACTACAACTGTCCTGGTCAATTAGTTATTTCTGGAACTGTAGAGGCAATTAATATTGCTTGCGAAAAATTAACTGAAGCTGGAGCAAGAAGAGCCTTGGTTTTACCTGTTGGTGGAGCTTTCCATTCTCCCTTAATGGAACCTGCAAGAGAAGAATTAAAAGAAGCTATACTAAATACATCTTTTAGTAATCCAACTTGTCCTATATATCAAAATGTAACAGCTTCAGCAATTACTGATGCTACACAAATACAAGAAAATTTAATTGCTCAGTTAACTGCTCCTGTTAAATGGACACAAACAATGCAAAACATGTTGGCTGATGGAGTAACTTCTGTTACTGAAGTTGGCCCAGGAAAAGTGTTACAAGGGCTATTTAAAAAGGTAGATAGACAACTGGAAACAGTTAGTGCGTAA